In Oryzias latipes chromosome 6, ASM223467v1, the sequence GGGAACTTCCGCCCTGACAGCATGTCCGAGAGGCGCCTGGCTCTGCAGGACTACCTGTCGCAGCTCTATGCCATGTGCTGCATCCGACACTCTCCCCTGTTTGCTGAGTTTTTCACCacacaggagcagatgaaagcaCATGTGCTGCTGAGAGCAGGCCAGTTCAAGGCAGCtttggagctgctgcaggctgttctggaggtccaggagaagctGCTACCGTGGCAGAAGCCCACCCTGCTGGTACCGACCCTGTCTGCACTCGTGGTGTGTTACCGGGACCTGGACCAGCCAGAGGAGGCCATCTGCATTGCCAACAGAGCCCTTCCAATTGTCAGACGCTATGGGCTGCGTGCCTACAGAGCTGCGCTGCTGGAACTGATGGTGGACCTGGGGTACCAACTGGGTCGACCTGTGGCCCAGCTACAGGAAGAGCTGACTGTCTTGAGAGACTCTGAGAGGGGAGAGGTCATGCAGCGCTCTCTGAAGGAAGTGGTGATCAGAAACTTcatctaaagggatttttaACCTGGGAGATTTATGTTATCGAGGAACCAGTTAATTCCCAACTAAGATTAGTTTGTGAGGAACAATCACTCTAGTAAAAGTTGGTAGTTTCATCTCTAAAATTTCCTGACTGGTCaacaatgattttgtttttttaatcttcttacTTTTCCCAGGTTTAttataatggattggatttatctgcacttttccagaggCTCAAAGCACTTCTACAGTGTGTCCACTGAGCctaagtgtttttctttaaaatgcttGTTTGTGGtcattcatttcatttgatTAAAACTTTAATCTTATTATCATCTGGGATGTGTTCCCATGAAAGGGTAGCATTAAGAAGTTTTaggagcttttattttatttctatttttccaaTTCAGGTAAAACTTCTTTCTTCTTGTGTTTCTTACGTGTTAAATAGGAAATGAATGTCCCCGTGAACACACAGTGAAATGTCTAGGGGGGTAGCTGATGTTTTTTAAGGATTTAATTTAATCTTGGTGTTTAACCCAATAAACCTATATCGTATTTCTGAGAGCTTTATCTCATTAGcacagtggcggtttttgatatgggcgatatGGGctgtcgcccagggcggcacttcatagggggcggcatttgccgtgcccgatgctgtgctactatattcaaagaggaagctttgcgctttaaatttgaaattgcttcagctgccgacacttaacacttttaatttgacacatcagactcttaagaatgtcttcctcctgtttcctcttcacacttatggtgcaaaaaaaaaaaaaaaaagatgaaataactcagagtgaaacaacataaaacaggcacatgaaaaggatttaggcagaacaaacatccgtgctcaacccaatttcaacaaaagcaggcaatggggattatttcccataattctttgctccgacacagcagacccgacgcacgcgtgaccaccgccctctgctgcaagatgcttgcggccacacctctttgcggtagtctttggaacataagtcaaaaaactcgagaggggggcgcaactcgccggtggctgaatcacactaacaggtgattgggagaattttctatctgacaatcaactctgggccgcaggtGTGCCttccgtcatagagacggagccgcgtgtgtgaGAGGGAAGGGGGAGGGATTGTTACAGGGGGAGAAGGgaggaagcacccaggcgcagagagcgagaggaggcaggaggttgcaggggaacgggggctttaataaacaaaactaaggacacaaaaccactgcagacgGGAGGCTAGAAACACTAAACACTCGAAACGGGGAGAGCAGACTAACATACTAACTAACATACTATGGACCagcccaggaggaagggaatgacaagacttaaatacatacagacaaccgagacacaggtgaacacaatcaggaaggatggggaaccaaagttaaactcacaacaaaaacgaaacaggaaaccctacaaaataaaacaggaagttaaactcaaatcatgccagaacaaaa encodes:
- the snx20 gene encoding sorting nexin-20 — encoded protein: MAEPPGGVGDPAKVNWLGPGELSSLTTRELQQNLRLEKRRERPAQLLFEIPSSRIVHQSLGKHVVHDVVVMRSGSFDSRRVSVERRYSDFRQLHHKLQEEFQEELEEVQLPPKLLTGNFRPDSMSERRLALQDYLSQLYAMCCIRHSPLFAEFFTTQEQMKAHVLLRAGQFKAALELLQAVLEVQEKLLPWQKPTLLVPTLSALVVCYRDLDQPEEAICIANRALPIVRRYGLRAYRAALLELMVDLGYQLGRPVAQLQEELTVLRDSERGEVMQRSLKEVVIRNFI